A stretch of DNA from Skermanella mucosa:
GCGGTCCTGCCGAACGAAGATCTCAATCCTGAGCAGTCGCGCCCGCGGCTGGTCGGACTCCTGGGCCAACAGGTCGTCCACGGCCGCCATCGCGGCGGTCAGGTCCCCCACGTTCCAGGCGTGTGCCGCGACCGTCCAGAGCGTCGCCGGGTCGTTGCGCACCTCCGGCGCCGCCTCGGCCAAAGCCGTTTGGAACGCCGCGTCGCGACGCGCGCCTGCTAAGCTCTGGAGGAACAACGACGTCGACGGGCTCGGCCGCGTCAGATCGACATGCCCCTCGAGAAGCCTCGACGCCTCGTCCGGCAGATCCTGGTTCCGAAGCTCAACCGCCAAGAAGTAGCGCGAAACCATGTCGAGATCGGACGGCACGGAAGCCGCGAGCGCCCGCAGCCGATCCTGGGCAGCCTCCTCATCCGCCACCGTCTTCCGCTCGCCCCGAATCTCCAGCAGGCTCGCGCCGATTTCCTGCGGGTCGATGGCACGTAGGCCGGCTACCGCAGCATCGAGACTGGCCCGATCATCCAGGCGCAGGGCGCACTCGCCGATGATCCGCCAGCGAAGCCGTTGCAGCCGCTCCGGCAGACCATCCGTTTCGGTTGCAAGCGCGCCCGCCATAGCGCCGGCCGCGTCACCGGAGGAGGCTTGTAGCTCGGCCCGGAGGATCTGGTTTTCCGGGTCGGTGTCCCCATCGAGCGCTGCGACAGCTTCCTCGTCACGATCCTGAACCGAGCGAGCCAGGGCTAGCAGGCGTCTCAGTTGCGGTTGGTCGCCAACCTTCGGCATCCCGCGCACGAGGAGCGCCTCGCTCTCGCCGTGGCGTTCGCAGAGCCGAAGCAGAACGGCGGCGTTGTTCAGATGAACCATCAAGTCGTGTGCATCAGGGAACCCGACGGCAAGGCAGTGCTCGACCAAGGCCTTCATGTCGTCCGCCGCCGCGCTCAGCTCGGCGCTGGTCACAGGGCCGTGACCGCCGGGGATGATCGCTCCCGACTCGACCGCCAGCGACAGCACGGCGATAGCCCGAACGAGCTTAAACTCCGGCAGTTGGGCATGGCGGCGCGCCATTTCGAGGCTGCGTTCGGCCCAGCCCGGCACGTCTCGGCGGCGCAGAAACTCCGCCATGCCGATGTCCGCCTGCGCCGAGCCCACGAGGTCCGGCGGAATGAGGGTCTCAGGATCTTCCTGCCAGTCGGACCGGGCAGCCGCCTGGAGCAGGTAACCCACCGCGTGGTCGGCCCGTGGGTCGCCGTTGAGGGCGGATTGCGCCGCGGCCATCGCCTCTTCGAACCGCCCCTGTATGGTTCGGGCCAAGGCCAGGTTCGCCAGCGCGTTGGGATCTTCGGGGCGAACCGCGTGGGCGGCCTCGAAGCGGGTGGCTGCTTCCGCCTCGCGCCCAAGGTCGATCGCAATCGAGCCGAGGTTCGTCTCGATGCGATATCGCGCCCATGGCTTCGCCGACAGGTCTTCCCTACTCAAGATCGCTAGCAACCCCTTCTCGGCGAGCAGCGGCTCACCCTGCTCCTTGAAGAGATCGCGAAAGGTGTCGATGCGGGCATGGAGCGCCGGATCTTCTTCGGCGCTGGCGGCGCCCTCACGCGGCGCGGCGGTCAGGCTGGCGCCGCGCATCTGCTTCACGACCTGGGCCGCGACGAGCGCCGCGAACTCCGGTGTGCCAGCGGCTGGTCCCGTGTTCTGGGGCACGGAGCTGGCGACTGCGGAGGGATGGAAAGCGTTGTACGCCACCTCGTGGGGCGCGATGAGCGTCTGGAGCTGCCCCCACCCGTAGACCACGATCGTCAGATCGTGCCTCTCGGCCTTCAGCTTCCGGGTGACGGCGATGGCGGCGTCGGACGCCGTCGTGTCGTCCGGTGCCGTGGTCGCGAAGATGAGCTCCTTCAACCCCGCCTTGAGATTCAGCGCCTCCCGGGCGTCGGAGAGGATCTTCGCCTCTTTGATCGGATTGGTGATGAGCCGACACTGCACCCCAACAAAGTGTTCGTCCCGTCCATCGCGGCGGGCGAGGATGTCGATGCCGCCCTGTTTCTGCCCGGCGCGGCCATATTCCTGCGCGTGGGGGTCGTTCAGCTCGGCGCGGAACAGCAGCACGCAGTTTCGCTGGAATGCTTGCCAGTCCTTCGGCTTTGGGATCTCGATCGCGAGCCGCGTCGTGATCGGGATACTCGCCTTCCCGCCCTGGCCGAGAGGCGGGAAAGGAAGAATACTATTGTCGGGCTCCACCCCTTCGGACACGTCGCGACCTACTCGTTCCCGCAACGCCTCCTTTTGCGCTCGCCGTCGGCTGGTTGCGATTACCTACTGCTCATCACCCGGGCTCGGGGAGGGCTGACA
This window harbors:
- a CDS encoding tetratricopeptide repeat protein; amino-acid sequence: MSEGVEPDNSILPFPPLGQGGKASIPITTRLAIEIPKPKDWQAFQRNCVLLFRAELNDPHAQEYGRAGQKQGGIDILARRDGRDEHFVGVQCRLITNPIKEAKILSDAREALNLKAGLKELIFATTAPDDTTASDAAIAVTRKLKAERHDLTIVVYGWGQLQTLIAPHEVAYNAFHPSAVASSVPQNTGPAAGTPEFAALVAAQVVKQMRGASLTAAPREGAASAEEDPALHARIDTFRDLFKEQGEPLLAEKGLLAILSREDLSAKPWARYRIETNLGSIAIDLGREAEAATRFEAAHAVRPEDPNALANLALARTIQGRFEEAMAAAQSALNGDPRADHAVGYLLQAAARSDWQEDPETLIPPDLVGSAQADIGMAEFLRRRDVPGWAERSLEMARRHAQLPEFKLVRAIAVLSLAVESGAIIPGGHGPVTSAELSAAADDMKALVEHCLAVGFPDAHDLMVHLNNAAVLLRLCERHGESEALLVRGMPKVGDQPQLRRLLALARSVQDRDEEAVAALDGDTDPENQILRAELQASSGDAAGAMAGALATETDGLPERLQRLRWRIIGECALRLDDRASLDAAVAGLRAIDPQEIGASLLEIRGERKTVADEEAAQDRLRALAASVPSDLDMVSRYFLAVELRNQDLPDEASRLLEGHVDLTRPSPSTSLFLQSLAGARRDAAFQTALAEAAPEVRNDPATLWTVAAHAWNVGDLTAAMAAVDDLLAQESDQPRARLLRIEIFVRQDRSVELFSELEKPLERLPWNRPSDQFRLASLLGHFGFAERAADFAYRLFLQHRDRSRAWITLSMLVLDEGRGEKDKPRLWNVSAVGPNAAVDLAYDDGAELFFVVEPDAALRKFDPESWEPDHALVRAVTGLKVGERFVGPDGREGVVRQVRHKYVARLHYVIEHHETRFPEITGFRRVSVDVTQPGGLDGLIAQVKARRDWIEEEETQYLNGPMPLGVLSHRVGMDTIEVAGGLAGHGVKLKVAVGNLDERESASRAVRENARRGCVLDLRNRPIQAALQGFCYRDSLRR